AATAATAGataagaaagaaaaaaaaaaaaaaagtgatGCCAAGCAAATACttcctttttatatatggagattctttttaaaaaatatacaatttAATGTGAAGGATgaaaatgtattaaataCTTTACTTCCAgttaatataattaaaataatcaatggattaattttttataaaattatggataaaaaatttatagaaataattatgaCTAGAATTGAAAATGAATATTCATCTAAGGGATTCCACATAAATACCACAagaaatagaaataataaatataataataataagaagaaGAATAATAGCGAATTAACTCATAATATACATGTAGATAATAAATCCattgaaataaaaaaaaataataataatatgtgtAAAACAATCAGAAGTAGTGATAAATATTCTGTtaagaaagaaaaagaaaagtt
This sequence is a window from Plasmodium gaboni strain SY75 chromosome Unknown, whole genome shotgun sequence. Protein-coding genes within it:
- a CDS encoding hypothetical protein (conserved Plasmodium protein, unknown function), which encodes NYVYSIRISEHLLSQYFFANRLVLNAVQDEEKGKKTEKEEKTDKENELEKEKKNLDVKDQEISSYIKTNDIILSNIIIDKKEKKKKSDAKQILPFYIWRFFLKNIQFNVKDENVLNTLLPVNIIKIINGLIFYKIMDKKFIEIIMTRIENEYSSKGFHINTTRNRNNKYNNNKKKNNSELTHNIHVDNKSIEIKKNNNNMCKTIRSSDKYSVKKEKEKFNFICLNTLLNYMSHTNDIQYYNIKIDLIKMIKNIIFKEEK